The DNA region GATTGAATGCCAAAAGTGCTTTACCACTTCCCATGGAGTCGCGACCGCAGCTGGAATTCAGGAAGGAGTTATTGGAAAGCATGTCACCAATGGACGTGGTTGCCGTCATGGTGTCGGTCATTGCGTTGGAGAGTTGTTGGTAGTCCACTTCAGCAACGGCTTTTGAGTTCATCATCTTTTGCAGCGTTCCCACGTTCTTGCGAATCGCTTCGGTATCTTTTTGCAGACGATCCGCAGAGCCGTCCGTCGTACATTGACCTTTGCTGCGAATCTCGTTGGTCATGTCAGTAAGAGCCTGGTTCAGAGCCGCGGTCGAGGTGTTTTCGAATAAGTTACAGCTAAATTCTGCCGGAACCTTCACCGCTCGCATGGAGTTTTTTGAGCCGCCACCATTGTTGTTGTTATTGTTGCCATTTCCGTTTTGGTTTTTATCTTTTTGAGAGTTGCCATTTTGATTGCCAATCGGATTTGGGATTTGAGGTCGATTGGTGCGGTTGCCGCCGCTTTGATTTCCGCCGCGTTGATCGCGATTACCAGTGGATGAATTGTTATTATTGGAGGTGTTGGTGTCAGTATCTTCACCAAATAGATCAATTGGAAATGTTGCTGGAGCTGCGTTCGCAAAAGCATGATGAGGCACTTGAGGAATCAGGAATCCCACAGAAAGAATGGCGCCAAGGGCACATCTTTTCACGTTCAATTTTGTCATAAACACATCTCCCATGCTCTTTGTCGAACAATTCAACGAATAACACTTTTCGCTGGTCAATTTCCGCGGCATTCCACCTGGTTTGCAATGGTAACCCATTGAAAACACTTGTGTGGAAGGCGCAGCCTGCCCGTAAAAATGTCAGACCAATCACGGGTTTGCAAAACTCGTCCCATGTTGAAACGAAACCAAAGGATGGTGTCATAATGACGACAACTGACGCGACAAAGGGCACCTTTTGCACCAACTAAGTAAGGTCTCCTTGTTATTTGCATCTGATCTCAAAAATAGAAGGACTTAATCGTCCAGGAGTGGAACGCTATTTGTATAGGAAAGTAGATATGGGTTATGTATGGTCGATCCTATTTTTCGTGTCCTCTTTGTTATGTGCTGGAAAGTGCATGGCGGGGGTTGAATTATCGACCACTAAAAAGCTGGTTATCCCGGTCGACACCGTTACTCCAAAAATCACTCAAGAAGACGTTAAGAAAGTTATCCCCACTGATAGATTGGGTTCCGAATCAACCTCATCAATGATGGGCCGTATTGCTGATAGAACTTTTAATCTATGGTTCAATTCTGATGTTGTTCAGGAAAGTTTATTGGGTCGAGTTGTTCAGGAAACTCAAGAAACTCTTAAGACTGACGTAGTGGTTCCGGCTTCCACCAAGCAGGGGACATCTCATAAGTTTTCATTTAGAGTTGAGGCATTTCAGGCCTTGGCAAAAATGGAGTACAAGGGCTGGTTGAATGCGGCCGTGAATTATCGTGCAGCTGCCTCTGAAACAGAGGTGCAGTTTCAGGAAAAAGTTTTTGAAAACAAAGACCTTATTCTCAGTCATAAGGGAACAAGGACCGATAGTCTGGCTATGATTGGTCTTGCTTGGCGGTGGTAATAAGTCTACGCTTATTCCATGGAAAAAATCGTATTTATCTCTGGAAAAAGAACTCCCTTTGGCGCCTTTGGCGGAACTCTTAAAGATGTATCAGGAACTGACCTTGGTGTCGTCGCTGCAAAAGCAACACTAGAGGCTGCAAAAGTATCTCCTGATGTAATTGATCACGTTGTTTTCGGCAACGTCATCCAATCAGCTCAAGATGCAATTTATCTTCCTCGCCACATCGGTTTGAAAGCCGGAGTGCCAATTGAAGTTGGTGCGTTGGGTGTGAATCGTTTGTGCGGAAGCGGCTTTCAATCTTGGGTGAATGCTGTGCAAATGATTCAAACTGGCGAAGCCACGGCTGTTCTTGCTGGTGGTGTTGAGCAGATGTCACAAATTCCTTACGTTGCCAGAAAAGTTCGCTTCGATGGTATGCGCATGGGGAACTTCGAACTTGAAGACATGATGAACTCAGCATTGACGGATTCATACTCTGGAACTCCGATGGCAATCACGGCTGAAAACTTGGCAGTGAAATACAACATCACTCGGGAAATGGCTGATAAGTATTCCATTCAATCACAAACTCGCTACAAAGCGGCGTTCGATAAAGGATACTTCGCGCAGGAAATCGCGCCGGTAACCATTGAAACTCGCAAGGGCACAGTTGTTGTGGATAAAGACGAACATCCAAAACCAGATTCCACTTTGGAAAAGCTGGCGACGATGAAACCGGTTTTCAAAAAAGATGGTATCGTCACGGCAGCTGGGGCTTCCGGTATCGTGGACGGTGCGGTTTGCTCGCTTTTGATGAGCGAATCCAAGGCCAAAGAGTTGGGTCTTAAGCCGATGGCTCGTATCGTAAGTTATGCCTCTGTGGGTTGTGAACCAAGCATCATGGGTATCGGTCCTGCGGGCGCGGCTCGCAAAGCGCTTGAAAAAGCAGGTCTTAAACTTGAACAAATGGATTTGGTGGAAGTGAACGAAGCTTTCGCCGCTCAATATCTGGCTGTTGAAAAAGAGCTGGGACTTGATCCGGCAAAAACCAATGTCAACGGTGGCGCGATCGCAGTAGGACATCCCTTGGGTGCCTCCGGCACTCGAATCATGAATCACTTGGTCTACGAACTTCACCGTCGTAACGCCAAATACGCGTTGGGCTCTGCCTGCATCGGCGGCGGCCAAGGTATCGCAATTATTATTGAACGTATCTAAGTTAGGACAGTCATGGATAACAGCCTGAATTTACATCAAAGAGTGGCCTTGATTGCAGGGCCAATGACCTCCACGCTTTCCAGTATTGTGATGAATCTGACTCGCATGGGTGCGGATTGCGTGATTTTGGATCCTGATAAAACTGTCGGGGCTCCGTTTATCAATCAGATTAACGACGCTCGCGAAATCAGCGACAAATACGGTCGCGCAATGACGATTCAAACTGAACTAAAAACTCCAGAGCAAATCAAGGATGCTGTTGGCAAAGCGGCAACGACGTTTGGTGGATTGGATATTTTCATCGATGCGAACATGATTCAAAAGCCAACGCCGATTCGCTTGGATGGTGGCATTGATTCTGTGGACGAGATGCTGGATCGTCATTTGAAATTGCCGTTGATGATCACTCAGGCGGTACTTGGCTATCTTAAAAGCCGCAAAAAAGGCCGTATCATATTCATGCTGAATGAGTCTCCGGTTGCCAAGATCAAAGAAGACGTGATGGCCAAAGCGGCGCGCACGGGATTGATCGGTTTTGCTGAAGCACTGGCAAAACAAACTTCGGAATTCAATGTGACGGTGAATACTTTGACCGTGGCACTGACCGAGGAATACATCCTGGCTCATGATCCTGAATCAAAATCCATCAAAGAAGCGATGGAGAAAATGAAACTGATCGATCCGGCAGTTAAGATCACTGAGGCCGACAAGATCGCGCAAACAGTGGCGTTCCTGGTAAGCCCGATGGGTGCCACGATGAATGGTCAGACCTTCTCGTTGTCATAAGGTTTTCAATGAACTTAATTTTCCGTTTGATTTACACGATGCTGATCTCGCGCTTTCGCAGCAAGGTCGGCGCTCTTGATGAGTGTAAAACTCCCTATCGTTGCTGGCCTACGGACTGTGATGTTTTGGGTCATATCAATAATGGTGTTTATTTTTCGATGCAGGATCTGGCGCGAATTGATTATATGATTCGCATGGGTGCCGCACCCAAGTTTTCAGCCAACGGCTGGTATCCAGTGGTTGTAGCCGAGCGCATGCGTTTTAAAAAATCCATCAAGCCTTTTCAAAAGTTTCAAATCTCCACCAGACTTGCCCATTGGGATGATAAGTACACTTATATCGAGCACAAGTTTTTGGTTAAAGGTGAGCCTGTCGCTTGGGGAATGATTCGTGCGCGATTCTTAAAAAAATCCGGCGGCCTGGTTTCCACTGAAGAACTATTGGGAGCGCTAGGTATTCCGCTGCAAAAACCTGAAATGCCAGCGCACCTAAAAGCCTGGGCCGAAGCAGAGGACCGCCATATCGAAGCAGTCCTGCCAGTTAGATCTTAATATTTCGCAATACCTTATCGGCCTTTTCGAATTCCTCAGGGGCTACATAAATGCGGTCAATGATACGAGTGCCTTCGTAGCGGCGGAAGATTTCGGTCGATTGATTGATCGGAGTCGGGTGGCTCCAAGGATCCAATTGGTCGACGACGAAGATTTGCGAAGCGCGCTCTTCCGGAGAAGCCGTGTGGTATTTGGATAGACGTGCGTGGGAACTCGCCCAGATAACTTCCAGGCCTTCTTTTTCCAAAGCTTTCTTAACCAGCTCAGGACGATCGGATTCAGTTGTATTATGCTGCTCCAACAAAACCTTGAACGGACGACGTTGCGCGATTCTTTGAGCCCATGGATTGTTCGC from Bdellovibrio sp. GT3 includes:
- a CDS encoding acetyl-CoA C-acetyltransferase, with product MEKIVFISGKRTPFGAFGGTLKDVSGTDLGVVAAKATLEAAKVSPDVIDHVVFGNVIQSAQDAIYLPRHIGLKAGVPIEVGALGVNRLCGSGFQSWVNAVQMIQTGEATAVLAGGVEQMSQIPYVARKVRFDGMRMGNFELEDMMNSALTDSYSGTPMAITAENLAVKYNITREMADKYSIQSQTRYKAAFDKGYFAQEIAPVTIETRKGTVVVDKDEHPKPDSTLEKLATMKPVFKKDGIVTAAGASGIVDGAVCSLLMSESKAKELGLKPMARIVSYASVGCEPSIMGIGPAGAARKALEKAGLKLEQMDLVEVNEAFAAQYLAVEKELGLDPAKTNVNGGAIAVGHPLGASGTRIMNHLVYELHRRNAKYALGSACIGGGQGIAIIIERI
- a CDS encoding acyl-CoA thioesterase, with amino-acid sequence MNLIFRLIYTMLISRFRSKVGALDECKTPYRCWPTDCDVLGHINNGVYFSMQDLARIDYMIRMGAAPKFSANGWYPVVVAERMRFKKSIKPFQKFQISTRLAHWDDKYTYIEHKFLVKGEPVAWGMIRARFLKKSGGLVSTEELLGALGIPLQKPEMPAHLKAWAEAEDRHIEAVLPVRS
- a CDS encoding SDR family NAD(P)-dependent oxidoreductase is translated as MDNSLNLHQRVALIAGPMTSTLSSIVMNLTRMGADCVILDPDKTVGAPFINQINDAREISDKYGRAMTIQTELKTPEQIKDAVGKAATTFGGLDIFIDANMIQKPTPIRLDGGIDSVDEMLDRHLKLPLMITQAVLGYLKSRKKGRIIFMLNESPVAKIKEDVMAKAARTGLIGFAEALAKQTSEFNVTVNTLTVALTEEYILAHDPESKSIKEAMEKMKLIDPAVKITEADKIAQTVAFLVSPMGATMNGQTFSLS